A region of Allocoleopsis franciscana PCC 7113 DNA encodes the following proteins:
- a CDS encoding class I SAM-dependent methyltransferase, whose protein sequence is MENNIDLEVVEAFGDEWTRFDQSQLSESDQIEMFNSYFRIFPWSKLPNNAVGFDLGCGSGRWAKLVAPRVGRLDCIDPSTAALEVAKKNLSSYQNCQFHLASVDSIPLKDESADFGYALGVLHHIPNTETGIKCCVSKLKKGAPFLLYLYYRFDNRSWWFRQIWQASEMGRFFISRLPYAIRYFLSQIIALIVYLPLARTALILEKLGFDVDAIPLSFYRHRSFYVMRTDALDRFGTKLEKRFTKTEISQMMERAGLENLVFSDRAPYWCAVGYRK, encoded by the coding sequence ATGGAGAACAATATTGACCTAGAAGTTGTTGAAGCATTTGGCGATGAATGGACTAGATTCGATCAATCTCAGCTATCCGAATCAGACCAGATAGAAATGTTTAACTCCTATTTTAGGATTTTCCCTTGGTCGAAACTACCTAATAATGCTGTTGGTTTCGATCTGGGCTGCGGTAGTGGTCGTTGGGCGAAGTTAGTTGCACCAAGAGTAGGTCGATTAGACTGTATAGATCCTAGTACTGCTGCCTTAGAGGTTGCTAAAAAAAATTTATCTAGCTACCAAAACTGTCAGTTTCACTTAGCAAGCGTTGACTCAATTCCCCTAAAAGATGAATCTGCTGATTTTGGATATGCTTTGGGAGTATTACACCATATTCCCAATACCGAAACAGGAATTAAATGCTGTGTATCTAAGTTAAAAAAAGGCGCTCCATTTCTTCTCTACTTGTACTATAGATTTGACAATAGATCTTGGTGGTTTAGGCAAATTTGGCAAGCTAGTGAAATGGGTCGCTTTTTTATTTCTAGATTGCCTTATGCTATCCGTTACTTTCTCAGTCAAATCATCGCTCTGATCGTTTATCTGCCACTTGCCAGAACGGCATTAATTTTGGAGAAGTTGGGATTTGATGTTGATGCTATTCCTCTTTCGTTTTATAGGCATCGTAGTTTTTATGTAATGCGAACGGATGCTTTAGATCGGTTTGGGACAAAGTTAGAGAAACGCTTCACAAAAACTGAAATATCTCAGATGATGGAGCGGGCTGGATTAGAAAATCTTGTCTTTAGTGATCGCGCTCCCTATTGGTGTGCAGTAGGTTACAGAAAATAA